The sequence GTTTTCTCCTTGAGGCTCATGATGGGTCTGTATCATCTGGTAGTGCACTTGAGCTATTGGTGGCTTTTGAATAGTTACTAATGAATTCTTGTTGTAGATGACTGGATATCTGAAAGGCCATCTAACCAGTACTACCTGGGTGAGCTGATCAACATTGAGGCCTCTGTACTGCAGTTTAACCACGTACCCCTGCGTGTCCTTGTTGACAGCTGTGTGGCCACTGCTGTCCCTGACATCAATGCAGTTCCTAGATATTCCTTCATTGAGAACTAtgggtgagtggtggtggtgggggggggtttGCTTTACAAGCTGACCAACAAAACAGTTACTTACACTTAACTGTGTAAATCCTTTCAGGTGCTTGGTTGATGCCAAGCTTACACACTCCAGTTCCCGCTTCTTGCCTCAAACTCAAGCATCCAAACTGAGATTTCAGCTGGAGGCATTCAGGTTTCAACAAATGAACAGTAGCTTGGTAGGTAATGCCTGTTTGGATGGGTGTGGTAGCTCAACATAGCTGTCAATGTAATGTAACCACTGTCTTTCCAGATCTACTTTGCATGTCTCTTGAAAGCAACTGTGGCATCTGCTCCTGCTAATGCTGAGTACAAGGCTTGCTCCTTCACCAACAATGGGTATGTTGCTGTTTATGATAAAGTACTGACTGCTTTGgcgttgtttttgtttttacacaaACCCTACTGCTCTCCTAGATGGACTGCTGCATATGGTGCTGACCAGGTGTGTAGCTGTTGTAGCAGCAGCTGTGGAGTTGGTGCTTTGAGGAAGGGCCGTGATCTGTCATCAAAGCAAGGTATTTGAGgaatgctggagaattctgtaAAACCTGTGGCTGTTTCCTTCTTGCCTTGCTAaagtttgctttttattttgcagGCCTGCAGCTAGTGAAGGAAGTAAGCCTTGGCCCAGTCATGGTTCTGGAAAATGCTTGGTAGTCTAAGGACTTCACCTTTGCCTCAATAAAGTGTTATAAAATGCACAACTCTTGTGGTGGTgtcttcacttttatttttttttttttaaaaagacctGTTTTCTGACCATAACTAAATATCTAGACTGTAACTAGGTTACTTGGTGTCTCCTTAACCTGCTATTGGTAATACTGCAATGCATGGAAGAATTCCAAGCCTTGACTTTTAGTCCCTCATTCTTGAAGGGAGGTTTTATCAATAGGCTGTAGTGCTGTGCTTTCTAAATTAAACATCCTTGACTGACAGTTGTTTAGGTCTTCCTGATCAAATGAACCCTAATTCTTGGCTTCTGAATCTGGGGTTGTCAATCTTGGGGTTTAGTGTAGAAGGCTTTCATTTTAATACAGTTACACCTGCTTTCACCTATTAGAGCAGAATGAGCTGGTTAATGTGATCTATTTAGCTTGAATGAAAATCTATAGACACAGTTGCCCTTGGCAGATAAAACTGAAGACCcctgttttgtgtagctcttgTATCCACATCAAGGTTTATTGTGCCTTGCCAATCCATACCTCTAGCTACCCTGTTCCAGTGCATGTTCTATAACATGCCATTTTAAGTTTCTCTCTGCTGGTTCTGAATGCTTCTAACTAATTCATTCTATTTCACTCTTAACCACCACAGTTGGGAGGCATTACTTGGTTAAACTTGTTATAAGGATTTGAGCCATCATTAGGCTCTCAGTTGTGTGGAGATGCCCCCCTCCTACTCATTGTACTGAGAAAGCAATTAACTGTGCATAATTAATGCCCATGAGGAGTTGCTCTGTTAAATTGCATGTTATGGTAAGATATGAAAGTTTGGCCTCCTGTAGACCAAAGGTGAATACCTTAACTTTCCAGTGAGCCAGTCTGTTTACACAGTAATATCACGGTGTTTCTGTTGATTTTATGATCAAATTACCACTAAAGGATAGTCTGCATACTGGTCATATTCAGCATGAcacttagttccaatgaaaggaacttggtgcttcagcttcataccaagacattttggacaatttcatggtcccaactttgtgggaacagtttggggatgaccccttcccttccttcctctgctctaattcaccccaaaggtgttctatcaggttgaagcAGGCCAGTCAAATGGACAGGCCTTAAAAGTCATCAGTTCCATGGGATGGGAACATATATACACTCTttgtccactttaatagaaacaatTACATGCTTGATTAAGGTAGCATCAAGTGGTCTCTCCTGAAATGGGCAAGTGCCATGACTTCCCAGTTTGGCCTggtcaaaaataaaagaaacataaatacatttatgcCGTATTCTCATCAGTTAATTATGTGACAACAGCACgatgaataaaatcatgcagttagAAGGTCAAGCACTTTAGAAAATGtctacattttttctttattctaatGTAAAATGTGAACTCTAACTATAACCATGGCATggttgctggtgccagatggactggtttgagtatttcagaatctCCTGGCaatttcacacaacagtctctagagttttcACAGAACGAAGagataaacaaaaacatcctgTGATTGGAGGGTCTTCAGGATGAAAcagcttgttgatgagagatgGCAAAGGAGAATAACTAGATTGGTCTGAgcagacaggaagtctatagcaAATCTAACAAACTGTGACAAATAGAAAAGTATCTCAgaacacatccatccattttctatactcgctttattcctaattagggtcacagggattggagcctatcccagcacacattaggtgaaaggcaggggtacaccctggacaggtcaccagtccatcatggccacatatagacacaaccacacacactcactcctatgggcaatttagaattaccaatcaacctaatgtacgtgtttttggactgagggaggaaaccggagcacccggagtaaacccatgcaggcactgggagaacatgcaaactccacatagaAAGACGTTTTTTCTCATCTTTAACTGTTCAGGTTGGGTGAGGTTGTGAACATGACCTCAAATTCTTgatcttggctgacaggagtggaacctgatgtggtcttctgatATTGTAGCCcgtccacctcaaggtttgatatTTGTTCATGCTCAGATGCTTTTCTCACCATGGTTTTTAAGAGTGATTCTCCGATTACTATATCtttcctggcagctcaaaccaatctggCTATTTTCCTCTGATCTATCTTATTACCTACTCCAATCAAAAGatgcaggttatttggtagtacaacaagtagcaaaggctacagcagggggtaGAGCTTTTTTCTTACAAAGCTCCACAGTTATGGAAAAGCTTTCCAGTTAGTGTTCAGGATTCACTTAAGtccaggctgaagacacatttgtttagtcaagctttcaatgTATAGATTTTCTTAGGTAAaaagcagatctggaaggttcatggccatagagtgtttggtgaactCGGATGTTTTGGATGCTGTCGCCTAACCACTCTCACAAATTTGCTGACTGAAATGGTCTTGACGGAGTCCATGCCTGCCCATtgcattgtctttaaacatcacatgatcacaagcatacctaaattatttctctctctctctctctttctccctccctatCTGTTGAGCTATAGGTCCCACTCCCAAGCTCCCAATGTCcagagtttccagtgtgaccgctTTTTCTTTCCGGACCTGTCTGATCTATCCATACCCTCTACCACTGGTTGGAGTCTTgtcacttggtggtgcccactgctgctggggaaagatctgcatggacagcctgtgacccaggggactgctgtggatagaaccacttggagaccatCACAGTGTcattgaactgctgttgcatcagtcagctttcagcaggaaggagtTAGTGCTAAGTcagtaatgaactcagaaaacacactgacatattagttcctcaggagctcttggttccTCATAATTCCtggtgactataaactgttaaagaaaggacattattaacatttacatgtccagtgtcacccaagtGAGGAtggggttcccttctgagcctggttcctctcaaggtttcttcctcatatcatctcagggagtttttcttgccaccgtcgcctcaggcttctcattagaaataaatgttaaggataaatagtaactttaaacttgaAAAAAGGTTAATCAAAATTTCTTTCTGAAATGCTCAAACCAGGCCTCccggcaccaacaaccatgaaccaaggttaaagtcacagagatcagacttttcccccattctgatgtttgatgtgaaaatgacctgaagctcctgacctgcatctgcatgagtgtgctgctgccacataacTGACTGTTTGGCTAAAATTCATAAATAGTACCAAATCAAAACCATAAAGCTAATTGTGAAGGGTCTACCTTGGATAGCCTTAAGTCTTAAGTTAAAACTGTAAGGAAATCAGGAATAACTCTGaaacacatgattcatttcttgATTCATTTGGTGTCTCCCAGAGGATGATAGGTTTCCCTTTGAGTCTGGTTACTCTAAACGTTTTCATGTCATCTTAGGgagtttttttcttgccaccatCTTCTATGGCTTGGTCAATTGGagtaaattaatacatttaaagtaTATATccagaatttatatatttctgtaaactgctttgtgacaatgccctttgttaaaagtgctattcaaataaaactgaattgaattaaattgaatatacTTAAATATTTGAGTTGTTTTATACTTATACTTAGTCTCTGAATCACAGACTacaatttaatttcttttttagtttaattgttttgtgtttagcAAATTGCCTATCTGGGGCATGTGACATAGACTATTAAGACAATTAAGCTCTTGGTCCAATCAAATGCAAGGGGACATGAACTTCTAATTGTTGTTGTCTATTAGGAAGCCCAATTAGTAACTCAACAGGCTCAGAAAAACATTAGGTTAATTAGAAAGGTTTGAGCTGGCGCCTGAATCACTATATAAATAGAAGGTTGGCTGTCAACTGAACTGTGCATGCATTTGTCTGTTAACAACAATGGGTTTCAGCCAAATGGGTTTTGGTGTGCTGTTGGTGCTTTTAGTTGGCTTGTCAAAAGCCCAGTGGCCAATAAAGGAGGCTATCCAAGCTTCAGTTGGACAACCTACCAAGCCAGTGCCTCCTTCTCTGCAAGGTAGTGCTGGGTTGCCACCTCAGTGGATTCAAAGGGATCCTCAAACTGGAGGTCCTGCCGTAGCCACACTTGGACTGCAGCTTCAAAATCCTTCAGGTGCTCAAGGCCAGCAAGTAGTGCAACAACCAGCAAAGCAAGTGACTTGGCGGTTTCCAGCAGCACCACAAATCCCAACTCCACCAGCACCAGTGCACTTTGTAAGGCAGTCTGATCCTGTTCCTACCCAGGGTGTAACAGCAAGGTGCAATGAGACTGCAGTGCGTGTAGAGGTAAGAAGAGATCTGTTTGGAACTGCTGCACCCCTCAATATTGCTGCCCTCACACTGGGAGGCTGTGGTGCCAGTGGGATGGATGCTTCTTCTCAGGTCTTCATCTATGAATCGGCTTTGCATGGCTGCAACAGCAAACTGACAGTAAGTCTTCTGTTGCCAAGTACATTGGTTTGGTGGTTGAAATACCTTGTCTGGAATTTCTAATTGTTGTTCCAGGTGACTGCAAAGGAGCTGGTCTACATCTTCACCCTTGGTATTTCTTCAGTGTCTCTAAGTGGTACTCCCATTCAAAGGAGTGCTGGTGCTAAGGTTTTCATTGAGTGTCACTACCCGAGGTATAGTTCCATTCCAAACAAGTGGGGTTTTTGTACTTGGGCTAATGTGCTAATTTGTAATGGTCTTGTTTGAATGTTTTCCAGACTCCACAATGTGAGTAGCAGTGCTCTCTTGCCTGCTTGGATCCCATATGCTTCTGCCCAAGCTGCTGAGGAACTACTTGTTTTCTCCTTGAGGCTCATGATGGGTCTGTATCATCTGGTAGTGCACTTGAGCTATTGGTGGCTTTTGAATAGTTACTAATGAATTCTTGTTGTAGATGACTGGATATCTGAAAGGCCATCTAACCAGTACTACCTGGGTGAGCTGATCAACATTGAGGCCTCTGTACTGCAGTTTAACCACGTACCCCTGCGTGTCCTTGTTGACAGCTGTGTGGCCACTGCTGTCCCTGACATCAATGCAGTTCCTAGATATTCCTTCATTGAGAACTAtgggtgagtggtggtggggggggggtttgcTTTACAAGCTGACCAACAAAACAGTTACTTACACTTAACTGTGTAAATCCTTTCAGGTGCTTGGTTGATGCCAAGCTTACACACTCCAGTTCCCGCTTCTTGCCTCAAACTCAAGCATCCAAACTGAGATTTCAGCTGGAGGCATTCAGGTTTCAACAAATGAACAGTAGCTTGGTAGGTAATGCCTGTTTGGATGGGTGTGGTAGCTCAACATAGCCGTCAATGTAATGTAACCACTGTCTTTCCAGATCTACTTTGCATGTCTCTTGAAAGCAACTGTGGCATCTGCTCCTGCTAATGCTGAGTACAAGGCTTGCTCCTTCACCAACAATGGGTATGTTGCTACACTATTGTAGTACTATAGTGCTTATGAACTGTGACTAATGTATTGTTTCTTCCTAGATGGACTGCTGCATATGGTGCTGACCAGGTATGCAGTTGTTGCAGCAGTAGCTGTGCTATGAGGAAGGGCCGTGATCTGTCATCAGAGCAAGGTTTGGGAGAACTATGGTGTTTCTTGTAACTTAAATATTTGCATTCTAAAGGCCTGACTGTCTCTAATGTTtaccattttctttatttgcaGGCCTGCATCTGGCAAGAGAAGTGAGCCTTGGGCCAATCATGGTTCTGGATAATGTTTGGTAGTCTAATGACCCttgcataaataaaaaaatttttataacTGATCTTGTGACTCCTCAATtatttgtgatgtgtttttaatttgGTTATTGCTGAGATCTACAGGATTGACACTTGGATTTGACCTcaaaggggtccagtgagggtggtagctgtgttttgatgtgcctcatgacaagcctctcgatgcatttcatcatgattggtgtgagtgccTCAGTGACTATTGTCCCATTGCAGGAAATCGTAGACTACTTCGGcatagggatgatggagctgctcagcgagatgttgatgtcagtgaagacatctgctagctgctctgcacactccctgagcactctgcaggaatgttgtctggtccagcagacttcagtgggttaactctgcatagttCTCATCTCATccatggtgagacagagcacctggtcattaggaggagggatggtcttcctcgctgttatgatctgtgcctcaaaccgagtgtAGAAGTTGTTCAGTGCATCTgggagggaggcatcactgtcacaggcaggtgaagttgtcctgtagttcgtgattgcctgaatgccctgccacatgtgttgggagtctctgctgttctggaagtggctgtggattctctgggggtgtgcacgctttgcctctctgatggcttgggacagtttggccctcaCCGTTTTTAAGATTTAAAAGCAGTGCCTGAAACCCAAATAGAACAAATGGGATAAGTTAGTATTTCTGTGCTGCTATTTGCCCTTTGATGGGCTGAGAAATTCAAGCTACTGCAGGAGTACTAGCAGTGCAGTTAGAGGGATATCCTGGTCCAACTCCTAGTATAACAAAATGCAAAGAGACTGCATTATACACTaccccaaatcattgaattcaggttttgATCAGGGGtttggcttggccccttagttacagtgaagacctcttaatgcttcagcctaccaagacattttggacaatttcatgctcccaactttgtaggaacagtttggggatgaccccttcctgttccaacatgactgcacacgtgcaaaaagcaagatccataaagacatggatgagtgactttttggtgtggaggaactccaGAGTCCtgcccaatagaacacctttggaatgaattagagcagagactcagagccagaccttcttgtccaatatcagtgcctgaccacaaatgtgcttctagtagaatggtcaaaaattcccataaacacacacctaaaccttgtggaaagtcttcccagaagagtacaagctgttatagctgcaaagggcgggacaactccatattacattcatgtgcatgtaaaggcagacctCCAGTATTTTGaatggctcagagtctctgGTCTATTTCTTCCCAAGGttttctatcgggttgaggtcaggactctctgcaggccagtcaagttcctccacaccaatctCGCTCAACcaattcaatgatttttttggggtgtcccaaaacctttggctatATTTTGTATGTAGAATTGAAGACAAATCTGTTAATGGTCAACCTGCTAAAGGGTTACTTTTTCTCTCAGGTGACTGAGGATGAACTGATCTATATCTTCACCCTTGGTAGTGCTTCAGTGGCTTTATGTGCTACTCCTATTTCAATTGAGTGTCACTTTCCAAGATATTACTCCATTATATTTAGCTTGTTTGGGTTATTTGGTCACCTGTACTTAATTTGGTCTATTTCAAATGCTTTCCAGATTTCTTGATGCCTGTAGCAGTACTCTGATGCCGGCAGGGATCCCACATGATTTTCCCCAAGCTGCTGAGGAAcctttttaatttagttttagtttGCGGATGAGCTCCTAATAAAGTTTCTTGTGGTTGACTGCATATTTGAAAGGCCATCCATGTGGCTACTGCTGTCTCTGACATGAATGCAGTCCTCAGATATTCTATCATTGAGAAGTATGGGTGAGTGAGGTTCTTTTGACCTTTATAAGCTGGCCAGCAAAAGGCTAATGGTGTAAATCTTTCAGATGCCTGACTGATGCCAAGCTTATGCAACTCTACTTCATGCCACAAACTCGAGCAACTAAGCTGGCGTTTCAGATGGAGGCATTCAAGATACATCATGGGAACAGTAGCTCAGTAGGTAATGACAGCTTAAACAATGTTTTTGAGACAATAACATGCTCTATCAAAATATAGCTTGTACTT comes from Hemibagrus wyckioides isolate EC202008001 linkage group LG02, SWU_Hwy_1.0, whole genome shotgun sequence and encodes:
- the LOC131370185 gene encoding zona pellucida sperm-binding protein 3-like, with protein sequence MGFSQMGFGVLLVLLVGLSKAQWPIKEAIQASVGQPTKPVPPSLQGSAGLPPQWIQRDPQTGGPAVATLGLQLQNPSGAQGQQVVQQPAKQVTWRFPAAPQIPTPPAPVHFVRQSDPVPTQGVTARCNETAVRVEVRRDLFGTAAPLNIAALTLGGCGASGMDASSQVFIYESALHGCNSKLTVTAKELVYIFTLGISSVSLSGTPIQRSAGAKVFIECHYPRLHNVSSSALLPAWIPYASAQAAEELLVFSLRLMMDDWISERPSNQYYLGELINIEASVLQFNHVPLRVLVDSCVATAVPDINAVPRYSFIENYGCLVDAKLTHSSSRFLPQTQASKLRFQLEAFRFQQMNSSLIYFACLLKATVASAPANAEYKACSFTNNGWTAAYGADQVCSCCSSSCAMRKGRDLSSEQGLHLAREVSLGPIMVLDNVW